In the genome of Maribacter forsetii DSM 18668, the window GTGGTAACAGAGAAAGGTTCGTTTAGGTTAGAAAATGATACTTTTTCGTGCAGATAAAGTTGTTGTTCAGAGCTTCGTCCAAACCAATTATCGGTATTTGCTAACTTATAAATGGACATGTAATTCTTTTTTTTAGCAATTATGAAATCTTAAACTGCCTAAAAATTGGGGGAATTTAAAATTCTAAAAAGTATTTTAATAGAACGGAAAAGTAGTATAAATCTTACATTTTATATATGTTAAATTAGTATTTGTTTCATTTTTAGTGTGTTGTAATTTTGTAAAGTGTTTTAGAATAAATTTTCTATATGTTTTTCATCAACTAATGTTGGTACCGTAACCTTTAGGGTTTTCGTTCTTTCCATTTCACGTTGTAAAGCAAACATCGCCTCTTTGTTTCTAGCCCAACTACGTCTGGCTATTCCGTTGTTTACATCGTAGAAAAGCATATTTTTTAATTTACGTGCTGCATCGTTAGATCCGTCTAATACCATTCCGAATCCGCCATTGGTGACTTCACCCCAACCAACTCCGCCGCCATTATGTATAGAAACCCAAGTTGCTCCTCTAAAACTATCGCCAATCACATTATGTATGGCCATGTCTGCGGTAAACCTGCTACCGTCATAAATATTGCTAGTTTCTCTGTATGGCGAATCTGTGCCACTAACATCATGGTGGTCCCGACCTAAAATTACAGGGGCACTTAATTCTCCATTTTCAATTGCTTCGTTAAAAGCCAAGGCTATTTTTGCCCTTCCTTCGGCATCGGCATATAAAATTCGTGCTTTGGAACCAACCACTAAACGGTTTTGCTCAGCTTCGGATATCCATTTGATATTGTCTGATAGTTGCTGTTGAATTTCTGGGGGTGCAATCTTTTTTATTTCTTTTAATACACGTAATGCAATGGCATCGGTTTTTTGTAAATCTTCTATTTTTCCAGAAGAGCATACCCAACGAAATGGCCCAAATCCATAGTCGAAACACATGGGTCCCAATATATCTTGAACGTAAGACGGATACTTAAAATCTATTTTGTTCTCTGCCATTACATCGGCACCGGATCTTGAAGCTTCTAACAAAAAGGCGTTGCCATAATCAAAGAAATAGGTGCCTCTTGCTGTATGCTGATTGATGGCTTCTGCATGTCTACGTAGCGATTCTTGCACTTTTGTTTTAAACGCATCAGGATCCTGATTCATCATTTCATTAGATTCTTCAAAAGTCAATCCTGCTGGATAATAACCACCTGCCCACGGATTATGCAAAGAAGTTTGGTCTGAACCAAGGTGAATGAATATGTCCTCTTTAAAAAAACGTTCCCATACATCGACCACATTGCCAATGAACGCCAGTGAAACGATTTCATTTTTAGAGGTCGCTTCCTTTGTTCTTGCTACTAAAACATCTAAATCTTCAATCAATTCATCTACCCAACCTTGTTCATGCCTCTTTTTTGCTGCAAGCGGATTCACTTCTGCACAAATGGTGATGCATCCGGCAATGTTACCGGCTTTTGGTTGTGCACCGCTCATTCCGCCTAATCCCGCAGTTAAGAATATTTTTCCATTGGGATTTTCATCTGCGCTTAACACTTTTCTAAAAGCATTCATTACAGTAATGGCAGTGCCGTGAACGATACCTTGAGGACCAATGTACATATACGAACCCGCAGTCATTTGTCCGTATTGGGTGACACCTAGTGCATTGTATTTGTCCCAATCGTCTTGTTTGGAGTAATTCGGAATCATCATTCCGTTTGTGACCACAACCCTAGGAGCTTCTTTAGATGACGGAAACATTCCCATAGGATGGCCGGAATAGATATGTAAGGTTTGTTCGTTCGTCATTTCAGATAAATACTGCATGGTCAATAGGTACTGCGCCCAATTTTGGAAAACGGCTCCGTTACCACCATAGGTAATAAGTTCTTGCGGATGTTGTGCAACGGCAGGGTCCAGATTATTCTGAATCATGAGCATGATGGCTGCAGCGTGACTAGTTTGTGCCGGATATGCTGAAATAGCACGGGCATACATCTTATAAGAGGGTTGAAAACGATACATGTAAATTCTGCCATAGGTCTTTAATTCTTCAGCAAATTCAGGAGCTAATACCGCATGCCAGTCCGCCGGAAAATAACGCAAGGCATTTCTAATCGCCAATTGTTTTTCTTCTTTAGATAATATCTGCTTTCGGTTTGGGGCGTGACTAACCGCTGAAGAACGCTCCTTTTTTGGAGGTAATTCAGTAGGTATCCCTTGTTGTATTTCTGACTTAAAATCCATCTTTAATATTTTGAGCTATAGAATTAGAATATTTTAAGAGTTCCCCCTTTGGGGGCTAGGGGGCTTTATGTCTATCAAAAACCAACTCACCATTTTTCCAAATCATACATGGTTTTAGATTTCCTTGGTTGTATAGAATATCTTGGTATTTGTCTGAATGAAATACCGCCAGGTCAGCTAAAAGTCCCGCTTCCAATTTGCCGCGATCTTCTAGTTTTAAAGCTGCCGCTGCTCTAAATGTGATTCCTGCCAAGACCTCGGCATTGGTCAGTTTTTCGAATGTTCCCAGAATACTGGCTTGGGTCAGTAAATCGCCCATTGGTGCAGAGCCAGGGTTGTGGTCACTAGCAATGGCAACTGCTGCACCGGCATCCAATAATTTACGTGCGGGTGTAAAATCGCATCCTAACCCTATAGAGGCTCCAGGTAATGCTACGGCAATGGTATCACTGTTTGATAAAAGTGCAATTTCTGAATCTGTACTAGCTTCTAGATGGTCTGCGCTAAGAGCATTATGATTTACGGCAACTTTGCTTCCGCTTGTTGAGAATTGATCTGCATGTACGGTAATATCAAAATTCATGTCGCTAGCTTTTGAGAAATACGCCTGAATATCATCGGCAGAAAAAGCGCTTTGTTCAATAAAAGCATCCATTCTATGGGTGAGGTTTTCTTCTTTAAGAACAGGGAACAACTTCTCACTTATTAGTTTTAGATACTCCTTTTCTGTTCCCTCAAAATCTTTTGGTAACATATGCGCTGCAAGGCACGTAGAAATCAATTCTGGTAATGCTTGCTTGTTCGCTTCTTTAATTGCGCGAAGCATTTTCAATTCTTCATCTACTGTTAATCCGTATCCACTTTTAACCTCTAGTGTAGTGGTGCCATTTTTTAAATGCCGATTGGCTCTTTTAATGGTGTTTTTGGTCAATTCTTCAGTACTCGCCTTTCGGGTTTCGGTAACGGTATCCCAAATACCACCACCGGAATTTGCAATTTCCAGATATGATTTACCGGCATTTCTCATGGCGTAATCTTTGGCGCGCGAGCCACCAAAGCAAATATGGGTATGGGCATCTACAAAGCCTGGAAGACAAACATGATTTCCTTTTAATAATTGGATGTCTGCTTGAGGATATTCTGATTTCAAGTCATCAAAATTTCCTGTGGCTAGTATTACCTTGTTTTCTATAACAATTCCGCCTTCAATAATAACATCAAGCTCATGGTCGGCAATTGCACCTTTCAATGCCATGCCGGTCATAGGAATGATTTGTTTAAACGGACCTATAAGTGTTCTTTTTGTCATTAGATTAGTAGTTTTCGAACTCTTCTGAGTGTTTTGTCTTTAAAGATATGTTATGTTCTGCTTGTACACGGTCTATAACTTTAAGTATGGTCTGATCTTTTATCATAGCAAGACCTTTTTCAATATCGTCTGCAAATACCCGGTCTTTACTTGCAAAAGCTACTTGCTCACGTACTGCATTATGTACTTCATCTAAATAAATGCCGGACTTTAGGGGTTTTCTAAATTCAAATGCTTGTGCTGCTGTTAACAACTCAATAGCTAATATTTTCTCTACATTGCTTATGACTTGCAATGCTTTTCTGCCACCAATAGAGCCCATACTCACATGATCTTCTTGCCCAAGGGAAGTAGGAATACTATCTGCGCTTGATGGAAAGCAAAGTCCCTTATTCTCACTTGCCAATGCTGCGGTGGTGTATTGTAAAATCATATATCCGGAATTGATGCCGGTGTCGTTCATAAGTAATTTGGGTACACCAGGACTGTTTCCTTCTAACGATAAATAAATACGCCGGTCTGAAATATTACCGATTTCCGATGCAGCCAAACACGCATAATCCAATGCCATGGCTAAAGGTTGACCGTGAAAATTACCACCACTAATGGTCAATTCTTCATCTATAATTACGGGATTGTCAGTAACCGAGTTTAACTCTACTTCTAATAATTCTTTTAAATGTAACCAAGCTGTTCTTGAAGCTCCATGAACTTGCGGAATACAACGGATGGAGTAGGGGTCTTGAACTTTTTCGCAATCTACATGGGCTTCCATAATTTCAGAGCCCTTTAATAATTTCTTTACTCGTTTTGCCACATGCACATTACCTTTAAAAGGACGAAGTGCATGAAGCTCGTTATAAAATGGTTTAACTGAACCCTGTAAACCTTCTATCATCATAGCACCAATAACATCTGCCTGAGCTAAAATAGAATGTAATTGTGCTACCACTTTTACGGCATGTGCAGCTATAAATTGTGTGCCGTTTATCAATGCCAGCCCTTCTTTTGGTCCCAATTCAATTGGATTCAATCCTGTTTTTTTGAAAAGGGTTTCAGTAGTTATCGTTTCATTCTTGTATTCTACCTTACCTAAACCAATTAGTGGTAAGAACAGGTGGGATAATGGCGCCAAATCTCCCGAAGCGCCCACAGATCCTTGAGAAGGAACTACTGGAATAGCATCGTTCTCTATATGCCATATAATACGCCTAAGGGTGTTCAATGCTATACCGGAATATCCTTTTGCAAGAGATTGTGCTTTAAGGATCAACATTAATTTAGCAATATCTTTTGCTATAGGTTCGCCAATACCTACACTATGGCTTTGAAGTATATTGGTCTGTAAAATATTGGTTTCCGATTTTGATATTTTCGTTGTGCATAATGGTCCAAATCCGGTATTGATACCATACACAGGAAGACCTTTTTCTACAATGTTCTGTACAATTTTCCAGCTCTCGTTTATTTTATGTTCTGTAGCTTTAGAAAGTGTAATAGTATATTCATGGTTTACAATTTGCATTGCTGTACCTGTAGTAAGCCAATCTTCGCCTAATTTAAATGCCTGTTTGCTCATAGCTTTCGCTTTTCAGTATTTTTCTTAAAATTAATACCTATTTTTAATACTTGGTAATATCAATTTTGTCATCAATTCATAACTATGAGTAATCAAATAGAATTGCGCCACCTTACCTATTTCCTAGCGGTAGCGCAAGAATTGCACTTTAGAAAGGCTGCGGAAAAACTGTTTATCTCCCAACCGGGACTCAGTAGGCAGGTGAAGCAGATGGAAGAGATTTTAGAGACCCAATTATTTGAAAGAAACAAGAAGAAAGTGGCGCTTACACCTGCTGGTCACTATTTAAAAAAGGAGGTTGAATATATCTTAAATCATCTTGAAAAAGTAGAGCGGCAATTAAAATTGGTGGGCGATGGTAATAGTGGCGAATTACGAATTGGCTTTTTAGGTTCTGCCATGCAACAGGTGATTCCTAAGTTATTATTACAGATAAAAGATGTCTACCCCAAAGTGAAAACATCTTTAGAAGAATTGTCAAATATTGCTCAAGTAGATGCCGTTTTAAATGATCAGTTAGATATGGGTTTTGTACGGGTATCTAGAGTACCCAGTACATTAGAAATGAAAACCGTTTTCACCGATACCTTTTCTTTGGTTTTACCAGAAAGGTACCCTATGCTGACCAGGGAATTTGACGGTATGGAAAGATTTGCCAAAGAAGATTTTATATTATTTAGTCAGGCATATAGTCCTTTATACTACGATACCATTATGAGTATTTGTAAAGATGCGGGCTTTGTACCTAAAGTCTCGCACAAATCGGTTCATGCACATACCATTTTTAAGCTGGTAGAAAATCACATGGGTATTGCAATTGTACCTACTTCTTTGCAAAACGGATTTCAAATGAAGGTGAAGTTTGTGGAGTTAAATGATATTCCCCAACGAGCAGAACTATCGGTGATATGGAAAAAGGAACATACCAACCCTGTACTTAAGAATTGTATGGAGTTGCTTTTAAAAGACAAGTTTTAATACTTATGTAACATAGAATGAGGTTTTCAAATCTTAATTTTACTTTGGTTACAAATGGGAGAAAATAGAAGATAGAGAATAGAGCTTGCTGCGAATTGCGCTATGCGCGCAACGATTAACGATTAACGAACAACGAACAACGAAAATATGATATTAGATATAATCAAAAAGAGACGATCGGTATTTCCGGTGCAATATAATGATAC includes:
- the hutH gene encoding histidine ammonia-lyase, whose amino-acid sequence is MSKQAFKLGEDWLTTGTAMQIVNHEYTITLSKATEHKINESWKIVQNIVEKGLPVYGINTGFGPLCTTKISKSETNILQTNILQSHSVGIGEPIAKDIAKLMLILKAQSLAKGYSGIALNTLRRIIWHIENDAIPVVPSQGSVGASGDLAPLSHLFLPLIGLGKVEYKNETITTETLFKKTGLNPIELGPKEGLALINGTQFIAAHAVKVVAQLHSILAQADVIGAMMIEGLQGSVKPFYNELHALRPFKGNVHVAKRVKKLLKGSEIMEAHVDCEKVQDPYSIRCIPQVHGASRTAWLHLKELLEVELNSVTDNPVIIDEELTISGGNFHGQPLAMALDYACLAASEIGNISDRRIYLSLEGNSPGVPKLLMNDTGINSGYMILQYTTAALASENKGLCFPSSADSIPTSLGQEDHVSMGSIGGRKALQVISNVEKILAIELLTAAQAFEFRKPLKSGIYLDEVHNAVREQVAFASKDRVFADDIEKGLAMIKDQTILKVIDRVQAEHNISLKTKHSEEFENY
- a CDS encoding LysR family transcriptional regulator; this encodes MSNQIELRHLTYFLAVAQELHFRKAAEKLFISQPGLSRQVKQMEEILETQLFERNKKKVALTPAGHYLKKEVEYILNHLEKVERQLKLVGDGNSGELRIGFLGSAMQQVIPKLLLQIKDVYPKVKTSLEELSNIAQVDAVLNDQLDMGFVRVSRVPSTLEMKTVFTDTFSLVLPERYPMLTREFDGMERFAKEDFILFSQAYSPLYYDTIMSICKDAGFVPKVSHKSVHAHTIFKLVENHMGIAIVPTSLQNGFQMKVKFVELNDIPQRAELSVIWKKEHTNPVLKNCMELLLKDKF
- a CDS encoding urocanate hydratase; this translates as MDFKSEIQQGIPTELPPKKERSSAVSHAPNRKQILSKEEKQLAIRNALRYFPADWHAVLAPEFAEELKTYGRIYMYRFQPSYKMYARAISAYPAQTSHAAAIMLMIQNNLDPAVAQHPQELITYGGNGAVFQNWAQYLLTMQYLSEMTNEQTLHIYSGHPMGMFPSSKEAPRVVVTNGMMIPNYSKQDDWDKYNALGVTQYGQMTAGSYMYIGPQGIVHGTAITVMNAFRKVLSADENPNGKIFLTAGLGGMSGAQPKAGNIAGCITICAEVNPLAAKKRHEQGWVDELIEDLDVLVARTKEATSKNEIVSLAFIGNVVDVWERFFKEDIFIHLGSDQTSLHNPWAGGYYPAGLTFEESNEMMNQDPDAFKTKVQESLRRHAEAINQHTARGTYFFDYGNAFLLEASRSGADVMAENKIDFKYPSYVQDILGPMCFDYGFGPFRWVCSSGKIEDLQKTDAIALRVLKEIKKIAPPEIQQQLSDNIKWISEAEQNRLVVGSKARILYADAEGRAKIALAFNEAIENGELSAPVILGRDHHDVSGTDSPYRETSNIYDGSRFTADMAIHNVIGDSFRGATWVSIHNGGGVGWGEVTNGGFGMVLDGSNDAARKLKNMLFYDVNNGIARRSWARNKEAMFALQREMERTKTLKVTVPTLVDEKHIENLF
- the hutI gene encoding imidazolonepropionase, producing the protein MTKRTLIGPFKQIIPMTGMALKGAIADHELDVIIEGGIVIENKVILATGNFDDLKSEYPQADIQLLKGNHVCLPGFVDAHTHICFGGSRAKDYAMRNAGKSYLEIANSGGGIWDTVTETRKASTEELTKNTIKRANRHLKNGTTTLEVKSGYGLTVDEELKMLRAIKEANKQALPELISTCLAAHMLPKDFEGTEKEYLKLISEKLFPVLKEENLTHRMDAFIEQSAFSADDIQAYFSKASDMNFDITVHADQFSTSGSKVAVNHNALSADHLEASTDSEIALLSNSDTIAVALPGASIGLGCDFTPARKLLDAGAAVAIASDHNPGSAPMGDLLTQASILGTFEKLTNAEVLAGITFRAAAALKLEDRGKLEAGLLADLAVFHSDKYQDILYNQGNLKPCMIWKNGELVFDRHKAP